From Pyrenophora tritici-repentis strain M4 chromosome 1, whole genome shotgun sequence, the proteins below share one genomic window:
- a CDS encoding Glutenin-hmw multi-domain protein — MSRANQWFVPGDGIAREVITADIQRYLGPDALVRPGTGTGEYQGQPGYWITAYRTLTSQMIQDLKMDSQRWQQERQPGETGRGGSHSPQVRTTKVSGGPNASLVAYQDSRTHAARQHWGPTKPYEHGAPHAAADPYDQPPRQSSTSSRATTYSSSGYASSDPHYTTTPTTYGASHPGYQAASAAPRTQPADPYSSSYQQPSGREYPAQAGYSSYPAQTTDPYGRQTAPPTPQYAAPRYFGYYDEPYLVYR; from the exons ATGTCGCGCGCAAATCAGTGGTTCGTGCCCGGCGACGGTATTGCGAGAGAAGTAATCACGGCCGACATCCAGCGCTATTTGGGCCCAGATGCGCTCGTCAGGCCTGGCACCGGCACCGGAGAGTACCAG GGCCAACCAGGCTACTGGATAACAGCATACCGCACTCTGACTTCG CAAATGATTCAGGACTTGAAGATGGATTCGCAACGTTGGCAGCAGGAGCGCCAGCCTGGCGAGACGGGACGTGGAGGTAGCCATAGTCCTCAAGTCCGCACTACTAAGGTATCAGGGGGCCCTAACGCTTCATTAGTCGCTTACCAGGACTCGCGCACACATGCTGCTCGCCAGCATTGGGGTCCAACAAAACCGTATGAACACGGCGCGCCGCATGCGGCCGCGGATCCCTATGATCAGCCTCCTCGTCAGTCGTCGACGTCGTCTAGAGCGACGACGTATTCGTCTTCTGGCTATGCTAGCAGTGACCCCCACTACACCACCACCCCAACCACGTATGGAGCTTCACATCCGGGCTACCAGGCCGCATCCGCTGCACCCAGGACTCAGCCAGCGGACCCATACTCATCTTCTTACCAGCAACCCAGTGGAAGGGAATACCCCGCCCAGGCTGGCTACTCTTCTTACCCCGCGCAGACCACAGATCCCTACGGACGACAGACGGCACCTCCCACGCCCCAATATGCTGCTCCAAGGTATTTTGGTTACTATGACGAACCCTATTTGGTCTATCGCTAA